The following proteins are co-located in the Paenibacillus sp. FSL H8-0079 genome:
- the hisS gene encoding histidine--tRNA ligase, whose product MAFQKPTGTQDLLPGVVEKWQYVEEKARDLCRRFNYREIRTPIFEQTSLFVRGVGETTDIVEKEMYTFDDKGNRSMTLRPEGTAGVVRAYVENKIYGEPDVSKLYYIGPMFRYERPQAGRQRQFHQFGVEAIGALDPAIDAEVIALGYQLCVELGLKDVKVEINSVGNSTSRAEYRETLLGFLRPMKDSLCKDCQSRMERNPLRVLDCKVDQDKFVGAPSILDSLDEESLNHFAKLQAYLDDFGVDYAVNNRLVRGLDYYTLTAFELKAQGIGAIDTVGGGGRYNGLVGDIGGPDQPGIGFGIGLERIQLILEHQNIEVTTLAPLDVYFVALGEAADREVNRLLFKLRQSGLSGERDYLGRKMKAQMKSADRFKSRYTAILGDDELERGEIALKSMDTGEQQTVKLDDLVAAIREGK is encoded by the coding sequence ATGGCTTTTCAAAAACCGACTGGAACGCAGGATTTACTGCCTGGAGTTGTCGAGAAATGGCAGTATGTAGAAGAAAAAGCACGAGATCTATGTCGACGGTTTAATTATCGCGAGATTCGTACACCGATCTTCGAACAGACTTCTTTATTTGTACGCGGTGTAGGAGAGACTACCGATATCGTTGAGAAAGAAATGTATACCTTTGATGACAAAGGCAATCGCAGCATGACGCTTCGTCCGGAGGGAACAGCGGGTGTTGTCCGTGCGTATGTAGAGAACAAAATCTACGGCGAACCGGATGTGAGCAAGCTCTATTACATCGGTCCGATGTTCCGGTATGAGCGCCCGCAGGCAGGTCGTCAGCGTCAGTTCCACCAGTTTGGTGTAGAAGCCATCGGTGCGCTGGACCCGGCAATTGATGCGGAAGTAATCGCACTGGGCTACCAGTTGTGTGTAGAACTCGGCTTGAAGGATGTCAAAGTGGAGATCAACTCCGTTGGTAACTCGACCAGCCGTGCAGAATACCGCGAGACGTTACTTGGGTTCCTCAGACCGATGAAAGACAGCCTGTGCAAGGACTGTCAGTCCCGTATGGAGCGTAATCCGCTGCGTGTGCTTGACTGCAAAGTCGATCAGGACAAATTCGTAGGGGCACCGTCCATACTGGATAGCCTGGATGAAGAGTCTTTGAATCACTTCGCCAAGCTGCAGGCATACCTGGATGATTTCGGAGTAGATTATGCTGTGAACAATCGCTTGGTACGGGGCCTGGATTATTACACACTGACTGCGTTTGAATTAAAAGCCCAAGGAATTGGAGCGATTGATACGGTTGGCGGCGGTGGCCGATACAATGGACTTGTTGGAGATATCGGTGGACCTGATCAGCCGGGCATCGGCTTCGGTATTGGTCTGGAACGCATTCAACTGATTCTGGAGCACCAAAATATTGAGGTTACTACGCTGGCTCCACTGGATGTGTACTTTGTTGCTCTGGGAGAGGCTGCTGATCGTGAAGTGAACCGTTTGTTGTTCAAACTTCGTCAGTCTGGACTGTCTGGTGAACGTGATTATCTGGGCCGCAAGATGAAAGCACAGATGAAATCAGCTGACCGTTTCAAATCCCGCTACACTGCCATCCTTGGTGATGACGAGCTGGAGCGTGGTGAGATCGCCCTCAAGTCGATGGATACGGGTGAGCAACAAACCGTGAAGCTGGATGATCTGGTAGCGGCAATTCGCGAAGGTAAATGA
- a CDS encoding SEC-C metal-binding domain-containing protein, producing the protein MSKVGRNDLCPCGSGKKYKKCCLNKESSAVESILGIISTEQPVREASIQPESKLTLTKLKKMVASELKWEHPAHEQLALQTIENMRNQYEPEVILEALVLWNGYSRQTRPTVKKTGSFSAAIEYLLSEEYGFNVSKAELADKYEVTTGTISRKVKEMNSYIEEYGMGGETDELLMLNGPGTSKDKAQALLSKAMEASSSKRRVHLAETALEMYPDSSDAYLILAEESDDEQDARAYLKAGIAAGERELGELFFEKNKGDFWGLHETRPYIRICKSYAESCWFGGDAKEAAQTLEHILELNTEDNTGARYLLAAVYLYTNQLDQAEQLLEKYGKGDAAAAFAYDQIILEYKKNGITSQLKMLYRVARGVNKHVPDYLLGLKRLPLNLPDFVGMGDSDEAIEYVIMHSRLWASAPDLLKWMLKQ; encoded by the coding sequence TTGAGTAAGGTTGGAAGAAATGATTTATGCCCATGTGGTAGTGGGAAAAAATATAAGAAATGTTGTCTGAACAAGGAGTCCTCTGCAGTAGAATCCATACTGGGGATAATATCAACGGAGCAACCGGTTCGGGAAGCCTCCATTCAGCCTGAGAGCAAGCTGACCTTGACTAAGCTGAAAAAGATGGTGGCAAGCGAATTGAAATGGGAGCATCCGGCTCACGAACAGCTGGCCCTGCAGACTATTGAGAACATGAGGAACCAATACGAGCCAGAGGTGATTTTGGAAGCTCTGGTGCTATGGAACGGCTACTCCCGTCAGACCCGCCCTACTGTGAAGAAGACAGGCTCGTTCTCTGCTGCAATTGAGTATTTGCTGTCCGAGGAATACGGCTTCAATGTCTCAAAGGCTGAGCTGGCTGATAAATATGAGGTAACGACAGGCACGATCTCCCGGAAGGTTAAGGAGATGAATAGTTACATCGAAGAATACGGCATGGGCGGTGAAACGGACGAGCTATTGATGCTGAACGGCCCAGGCACATCGAAAGACAAAGCACAGGCTCTGCTGTCTAAGGCGATGGAAGCGAGCTCTTCCAAACGGAGAGTACATCTGGCGGAAACAGCGCTAGAGATGTATCCTGACAGCTCTGATGCGTATCTTATTCTTGCTGAGGAATCGGACGATGAGCAAGATGCACGAGCTTACCTCAAGGCTGGAATCGCTGCTGGCGAACGTGAACTGGGCGAACTGTTTTTTGAGAAGAACAAAGGGGACTTTTGGGGGCTTCATGAGACGCGTCCCTATATCCGGATATGCAAAAGCTATGCCGAATCCTGCTGGTTTGGCGGAGATGCCAAAGAAGCGGCACAAACCCTGGAGCATATTCTGGAGCTTAATACGGAAGATAATACCGGAGCACGTTACCTGCTCGCTGCTGTGTATTTGTACACCAACCAATTGGATCAGGCGGAGCAATTGTTAGAGAAGTATGGAAAAGGTGACGCTGCAGCTGCATTTGCCTATGACCAGATCATTCTGGAGTATAAGAAGAATGGAATCACCTCCCAGCTCAAAATGCTGTACCGTGTAGCCCGGGGTGTGAACAAACATGTGCCTGATTACCTGCTGGGTTTGAAGCGACTGCCGCTTAACCTCCCTGATTTTGTGGGAATGGGCGACTCCGACGAAGCGATTGAATATGTCATTATGCATTCCCGTTTATGGGCGAGCGCGCCGGATCTGTTGAAGTGGATGCTAAAACAATAG
- a CDS encoding type 1 glutamine amidotransferase domain-containing protein, protein MSKVAFLLANDFEDSEMQVPYDEVKKAGHEVEIIGLKAGETLKGKGGKASYSADKAITDASASDYDAVVIPGGSSPENLRSDAYILKFVTEINSAKKPIAAICHGPQILASAGLLKGRTITSYPPLKDDMVNAGAEFKDHEAVVDGNYITSRTPEDEPAFVRELLKVI, encoded by the coding sequence ATGAGTAAAGTTGCTTTTTTATTGGCGAATGACTTTGAAGATTCGGAGATGCAGGTTCCGTATGACGAAGTGAAAAAAGCTGGACATGAAGTGGAGATTATCGGATTAAAAGCCGGTGAGACCCTTAAAGGTAAGGGAGGAAAGGCCTCCTATTCGGCAGATAAGGCGATTACCGATGCATCCGCTTCGGATTATGATGCGGTCGTAATTCCTGGTGGATCATCCCCTGAGAATTTGCGAAGTGATGCGTATATCTTGAAGTTCGTCACCGAGATCAACAGTGCAAAGAAACCGATCGCAGCGATCTGTCATGGTCCGCAGATTTTGGCAAGTGCCGGTCTGTTGAAAGGCCGCACGATTACATCCTATCCACCACTTAAGGATGATATGGTAAACGCAGGAGCAGAGTTCAAGGATCATGAGGCCGTTGTGGATGGAAACTATATTACATCTCGCACGCCTGAAGATGAGCCAGCGTTTGTACGCGAACTGCTAAAAGTCATTTAA
- the dtd gene encoding D-aminoacyl-tRNA deacylase, which yields MRVLVQRCKEAQVTVGDELTGKIQSGLMLLVGITHEDTEKDAQYLADKVSGLRIFEDDQEKMNLSLLDVGGAVLSVSQFTLYGDCRKGKRPSFAAAARPEAAELLYETFNQLLRDKGIQVETGRFGAMMDVTFTNWGPVTLMLESPVRHEPRA from the coding sequence ATGAGGGTGCTTGTACAACGCTGTAAAGAGGCTCAGGTGACCGTTGGAGACGAGCTGACAGGTAAGATCCAATCCGGACTAATGCTGCTCGTAGGCATTACCCATGAGGACACAGAGAAGGATGCCCAGTATCTGGCTGATAAAGTTAGTGGGTTACGGATTTTTGAGGATGATCAGGAGAAGATGAATCTCAGTCTACTGGATGTAGGTGGTGCTGTATTGTCTGTTTCCCAGTTCACCTTGTACGGGGATTGTCGCAAAGGAAAACGCCCGAGCTTTGCGGCTGCGGCCCGACCTGAAGCTGCAGAACTGTTGTATGAAACGTTCAATCAGCTACTACGTGATAAAGGCATTCAAGTTGAAACGGGTCGTTTCGGAGCGATGATGGATGTGACGTTTACCAACTGGGGACCGGTGACTTTGATGCTTGAAAGTCCGGTTCGTCATGAACCACGTGCATAA
- a CDS encoding bifunctional (p)ppGpp synthetase/guanosine-3',5'-bis(diphosphate) 3'-pyrophosphohydrolase, producing the protein MGIEQLLEKAGAYIKEPDLVRIREAYEFADQAHHGQTRKSGEPYILHPLAVADIVVNMQMDTISIIAALLHDVVEDTTVSLEEIRNHFGNTCAMLVDGLTKLERIQFRSKEEQQNENYRKMFIAMAQDIRVIVIKLADRLHNMRTLKFQSEESQRRISYETLEIFCPIANRLGISAIKWEMEDIALRYLNPQQYYRIANLMHKKRAEREQYIDTVMDGITNKLDEMGIQADLSGRPKHIYSVFKKMTTKNKQFNEIYDLLAIRIIVDNIKDCYATLGIIHTLWKPMPGRFKDYIAMPKANMYQSLHTTVVGPNGEPTEVQIRTWDMHRTAEFGIAAHWAYKEGAANGNHFEDKITFFREILELQNEAQDASEFVESLKMDFFSDLVFVFTPKGEVIELPIGSVPLDFAYRIHTEVGNRTIGAKVNGRIVPLDYHLKTGDIIEILTSKHSYGPSQDWMKIAKSSHARAKIKQWFKKERREENVEKGRESCERELKRMGLDPSAWMTDDKLMEAAKKYAFNDIEDMLAAVGFGGITAAQIVTKATEKLRKEQEESSLLELNSEMRELKPAPERRNRPTNGIRVKGIDNLLVRFARCCNPVPGDDIIGYVTRGRGVSVHRSDCPNIPTSADGEEAARVIEVEWEENIEASYSVDIEITGHDRNGLLNEVLQAVSESKTNISAVTGRTDKNKLALVHVTILIRNTDHLHSVVERIKRVKDVYSVHRIMQ; encoded by the coding sequence ATGGGCATAGAGCAATTACTCGAGAAGGCCGGGGCATATATCAAAGAACCCGATCTGGTGCGCATACGAGAAGCTTACGAATTTGCTGATCAGGCCCACCATGGACAGACGCGAAAATCGGGAGAACCGTATATTCTGCATCCGCTTGCGGTTGCCGACATTGTTGTGAACATGCAGATGGACACCATCTCCATAATAGCAGCGCTTCTTCATGATGTAGTAGAAGATACTACGGTCTCACTTGAAGAGATCCGCAATCATTTCGGCAATACGTGTGCCATGCTTGTTGACGGCTTGACGAAGCTGGAACGTATTCAGTTTCGCTCCAAGGAAGAACAGCAGAACGAGAACTACCGCAAAATGTTCATCGCCATGGCGCAGGACATCCGTGTCATCGTGATTAAATTGGCTGACCGTCTGCATAATATGCGGACACTCAAGTTTCAGTCGGAAGAAAGCCAGCGCCGAATCTCATATGAGACGTTGGAAATTTTCTGTCCGATTGCGAACCGTTTGGGTATCTCTGCGATCAAATGGGAAATGGAGGACATCGCCCTCCGTTATTTGAATCCGCAGCAATACTACCGAATTGCAAACCTGATGCACAAAAAGCGTGCGGAACGTGAGCAATATATTGATACAGTTATGGATGGAATTACGAACAAGCTCGATGAGATGGGAATTCAGGCAGACCTTTCTGGCCGCCCGAAACATATCTACAGCGTGTTCAAGAAAATGACCACCAAAAACAAGCAGTTTAACGAAATTTACGACCTGCTTGCCATCCGTATTATTGTGGATAATATCAAGGATTGTTATGCTACTCTGGGAATTATACACACGCTATGGAAACCGATGCCTGGACGCTTTAAGGACTACATTGCAATGCCTAAGGCGAATATGTATCAATCGCTCCATACAACGGTAGTCGGTCCCAATGGTGAACCAACGGAAGTACAGATTCGGACATGGGATATGCACCGGACTGCTGAATTTGGTATCGCTGCCCACTGGGCTTACAAAGAAGGCGCTGCGAACGGAAATCATTTTGAAGATAAAATTACGTTCTTCCGTGAAATTCTTGAACTTCAAAACGAAGCACAGGATGCTTCGGAATTCGTAGAATCACTCAAAATGGATTTCTTCTCGGATCTGGTATTTGTATTTACGCCCAAAGGAGAAGTCATTGAATTGCCGATCGGCTCTGTTCCTTTGGATTTTGCTTACCGTATTCATACGGAGGTTGGTAATCGCACTATTGGTGCCAAAGTGAACGGTCGAATTGTTCCGCTTGATTACCATCTGAAGACAGGCGATATCATTGAAATTTTGACGTCCAAACATTCTTACGGACCGAGCCAAGACTGGATGAAAATTGCTAAATCTTCTCATGCACGAGCAAAGATCAAGCAATGGTTCAAGAAGGAACGCCGTGAAGAAAACGTTGAAAAAGGTCGGGAGAGCTGTGAGCGTGAACTGAAACGTATGGGGCTTGATCCTTCTGCGTGGATGACGGATGACAAGTTGATGGAAGCTGCCAAAAAATATGCGTTTAACGATATTGAGGATATGCTTGCGGCTGTTGGATTCGGTGGCATTACCGCTGCACAGATCGTGACCAAAGCAACCGAAAAACTGCGTAAAGAGCAGGAAGAGTCCAGTTTGCTGGAATTGAATTCCGAGATGCGCGAGCTGAAACCTGCACCTGAGCGTAGAAATCGACCAACTAACGGTATTCGTGTCAAAGGCATCGATAATCTGCTTGTTCGATTCGCACGATGCTGTAATCCTGTACCTGGGGATGACATTATCGGATACGTTACACGGGGCCGCGGCGTTTCGGTACACCGTAGTGACTGTCCAAATATCCCGACAAGTGCAGACGGAGAAGAAGCAGCACGCGTTATTGAGGTCGAGTGGGAAGAGAATATCGAAGCGAGCTACAGTGTGGATATTGAGATCACAGGCCATGATCGGAATGGCTTGCTCAACGAGGTACTTCAGGCTGTTTCCGAAAGTAAAACCAATATATCTGCCGTTACGGGACGGACAGACAAAAATAAATTAGCATTGGTGCACGTGACCATTCTGATTCGCAACACGGATCATCTGCATTCCGTTGTAGAACGGATCAAACGGGTGAAAGATGTTTATTCTGTGCATCGGATTATGCAGTAA
- the uraA gene encoding uracil permease, producing the protein MQREIQVNQKMPLGSGSLLSLQHLFAMFGSTVLVPNLFGVDPSMILLMNGIGTLLYILMCKGKIPAYLGSSFAFIAPVTSVLKTHPENGYSMALGAFIITGLVFCLVALIIKYAGTGWINVVFPPAVMGAIVALIGLELVPVAAGMAGLINPDVLKYPNWAPQAKPIILSMVTLGITVIGAVTFRGFPKIIHILIGIVSGYVLGYFMGLVEKKAIANADFISLPTVTTPTFDWSVIFTILPVALVVIVEHIGHLLVTSSIVGKDLSKDPGLHRSLLGNGVSTILSGFVGSTPNTTYGENIGVMALTRVYSTYVIGGAAVIAIVLSFSGTFSALVANIPVPVMGGVSLLLFGVIAASGLRILVEQKVDFAKPTNLLLTTLVLVIGLSGTEVTFYGVHLKGMALATIVGILMSLLFKLFEVLGWLNDDSKKQPITEKTPH; encoded by the coding sequence TTGCAACGCGAAATTCAGGTTAATCAAAAGATGCCACTTGGCTCGGGTTCACTGCTTAGCCTTCAGCATTTGTTCGCCATGTTTGGCAGCACAGTACTTGTACCGAACCTGTTCGGTGTCGATCCAAGTATGATCCTGCTGATGAACGGAATTGGAACACTGTTGTACATACTGATGTGTAAAGGAAAGATCCCCGCATATCTCGGGTCCAGTTTTGCCTTTATTGCTCCTGTCACTTCAGTATTGAAAACACATCCAGAGAACGGCTACTCCATGGCACTTGGAGCTTTTATCATTACAGGACTTGTGTTCTGCCTCGTGGCTCTTATTATTAAATATGCTGGAACAGGATGGATCAATGTTGTATTCCCACCAGCGGTTATGGGTGCCATTGTTGCCCTGATCGGTCTGGAGCTTGTGCCCGTGGCTGCAGGAATGGCAGGTCTGATTAATCCCGATGTACTTAAATATCCCAACTGGGCACCTCAAGCCAAGCCAATTATTTTGTCCATGGTCACATTGGGAATCACAGTAATTGGTGCCGTAACGTTCCGTGGATTCCCCAAAATTATTCATATTCTAATCGGAATTGTATCCGGATATGTATTAGGCTATTTTATGGGTCTGGTTGAAAAAAAAGCTATTGCAAACGCTGATTTCATCTCACTGCCAACCGTAACAACGCCTACATTTGACTGGTCCGTTATTTTCACCATTCTACCTGTAGCGCTTGTAGTTATCGTTGAACATATTGGACATTTGCTTGTAACGAGCAGCATCGTAGGCAAAGATCTGTCGAAAGACCCTGGCCTCCATCGTTCCCTGCTTGGTAACGGCGTATCCACCATTCTGTCCGGGTTTGTAGGATCAACTCCCAATACAACCTATGGTGAGAACATCGGTGTTATGGCCCTGACTCGCGTATACTCCACATATGTCATTGGTGGCGCAGCAGTCATTGCAATCGTACTTTCCTTCTCAGGAACATTCTCGGCGCTTGTAGCCAACATTCCTGTGCCAGTTATGGGTGGTGTATCCCTGCTTCTGTTCGGGGTTATTGCAGCATCCGGTCTGCGTATTCTGGTTGAACAGAAAGTCGATTTTGCCAAACCGACCAATCTGTTGCTTACTACACTTGTATTGGTCATTGGACTGAGTGGTACAGAAGTTACTTTCTACGGCGTTCATCTGAAAGGGATGGCACTGGCAACCATCGTGGGAATCCTGATGAGCTTGTTGTTCAAACTGTTTGAAGTGCTGGGTTGGTTGAATGATGATTCAAAAAAACAGCCTATCACTGAAAAAACGCCCCATTAA
- a CDS encoding adenine phosphoribosyltransferase, protein MDFKDYIRVIPDFPQPGISFKDITTLLKDGEMYRKAINELKVMVSDLKIDVIAGPEARGFVVGAPLAYALGVGFAPIRKSGKLPGETIEVGYDLEYGKDTLAMHTDAIEKGQNVLIADDLLATGGTIATSINLIEQLGGNVVGAAFLIELSDLNGRAKLPEKIDVFTLMNY, encoded by the coding sequence TTGGATTTTAAAGATTATATTCGTGTCATCCCTGACTTTCCACAACCGGGAATCAGCTTTAAGGACATTACAACATTGTTGAAAGATGGAGAAATGTACCGCAAGGCGATCAATGAACTGAAAGTGATGGTTTCTGATCTCAAAATTGACGTCATTGCTGGACCTGAAGCACGTGGTTTCGTTGTGGGCGCCCCTCTGGCATATGCTTTAGGTGTCGGTTTTGCTCCGATTCGTAAAAGTGGAAAACTGCCTGGAGAGACGATTGAAGTTGGTTATGATCTCGAGTATGGCAAAGATACACTCGCGATGCACACAGATGCGATTGAAAAAGGTCAAAATGTCTTGATCGCAGATGATCTGCTCGCAACGGGTGGAACGATTGCAACTTCCATCAACTTGATTGAACAATTGGGTGGCAACGTTGTCGGTGCTGCATTCCTGATCGAGCTGTCTGACCTGAATGGTCGTGCTAAATTGCCTGAGAAAATCGATGTATTCACATTGATGAACTACTAA
- the recJ gene encoding single-stranded-DNA-specific exonuclease RecJ, translating into MLYSQYRWNTPNIDLEAAAGLSQALSVSPLVGRLLVSRGVHNEKEAERFLHPDLNQMHDPYLLLGMNEAVPRIKLALEREEHILIYGDYDADGVSSTSLMIHLMRHLGASYDIYIPHRSNEGYGLHNHALDWAHQQGVSLIITVDTGISAVEQIAYAATLGIEVIVTDHHEPPEVLPEAFTLINPKLPGCPYPFKGLAGAGVALKLAQALIGEVPGEWMEIAAIGTVADLMPLEGENRVIVSYGIESMRGSRLPGVSALLEISGVDQSQVTSINIAFAMAPRINASGRLDHAGRAVSLLTTENLDEAHTLAGQLDLLNRERQQVVEGILQEATAQLEQKIQLRSGSVPDVIVLAGEGWNVGVVGIVASKLLDRYYRPTLILGIDPESGVCKGSARSIEGLDIYQALTVNKHTMDHYGGHPAAAGMTLHRDQLEELEAGLNEFAATVLTEEDFVPQRLADDECRISDVPLKVIQEIDRLQPFGMSNPSPRFVFRSVTVKETRTMGREKRHLKLVLEQDGQQLETVAFGKGALAEFLLPGSVIDVMGELSINEWNGMRKPQLMLQDIHVPQVQVFDLRGNTEPLNAMKHFLSSLEVHLRYKSGSVGAIVRKETDVSEGNSLYEPCLWVYDRKVGLFPCNAAAQHYGQEQVRTLFVFDTPETPEQLDAMLALFSGAENIILLHGSGNRRDRLQMPSRDLFKRIYMQVLKWKAEPVEEQEITPVLSRQCGCSPRMITMMLDVFEELSFITRDNGKIAFVDNPPKRELTGSRHYQAIENMAEIEQVMLDAATPQLTQWMISRMKGVS; encoded by the coding sequence TTGCTTTATTCGCAATACCGGTGGAATACACCGAATATCGATTTGGAGGCGGCTGCGGGACTCTCGCAGGCGCTTTCCGTTTCACCCCTTGTTGGACGTTTGCTTGTGAGTCGAGGAGTGCACAATGAGAAGGAGGCAGAACGTTTTTTGCATCCTGATCTGAATCAGATGCATGATCCCTATCTGCTACTGGGCATGAATGAAGCAGTGCCTCGAATCAAGCTGGCTTTGGAGCGGGAAGAACACATTTTAATCTACGGGGATTATGACGCTGATGGCGTATCCAGTACATCGCTGATGATCCATTTGATGCGTCATCTTGGGGCTTCGTACGATATATACATTCCTCATCGCTCGAATGAAGGGTATGGGTTACACAACCATGCGTTGGATTGGGCCCATCAACAAGGCGTTTCATTGATTATTACCGTGGACACCGGAATCAGTGCTGTTGAACAGATTGCCTATGCGGCAACACTGGGTATCGAAGTCATTGTGACAGACCACCACGAACCGCCTGAAGTTTTGCCCGAAGCCTTTACACTTATCAATCCAAAACTTCCGGGATGTCCGTATCCTTTTAAAGGTTTGGCAGGAGCGGGGGTAGCCTTGAAGCTGGCTCAGGCATTGATCGGGGAAGTGCCCGGTGAATGGATGGAGATTGCGGCTATTGGCACTGTAGCCGATCTGATGCCTTTGGAAGGTGAGAATCGGGTTATCGTCAGTTATGGAATTGAATCCATGCGTGGTTCACGTCTTCCCGGTGTAAGTGCATTGCTTGAAATTAGTGGTGTGGATCAGAGTCAGGTGACTTCGATTAATATTGCCTTTGCTATGGCACCGCGTATTAATGCTAGTGGACGTTTGGATCATGCCGGGAGAGCAGTGTCACTTCTCACCACCGAGAATCTGGATGAAGCTCATACGCTTGCCGGCCAGCTCGATCTATTGAATCGGGAGCGGCAGCAAGTCGTTGAGGGCATATTACAAGAAGCAACGGCACAGTTGGAACAAAAGATACAGCTTCGTTCAGGATCCGTTCCAGATGTAATCGTATTGGCTGGTGAGGGCTGGAATGTTGGAGTGGTTGGTATTGTGGCTTCCAAATTGCTGGACCGCTATTACCGACCTACACTTATTCTTGGGATCGATCCGGAGAGTGGTGTCTGCAAAGGCTCTGCACGCTCCATTGAGGGCTTGGATATCTATCAGGCGCTTACGGTCAATAAACACACTATGGACCATTACGGGGGACATCCGGCTGCAGCAGGTATGACCCTGCATCGGGATCAGCTGGAGGAACTTGAGGCTGGCTTGAATGAGTTTGCTGCAACGGTGTTGACCGAAGAGGACTTTGTACCTCAGCGTCTTGCAGATGATGAATGCAGAATCAGTGATGTTCCGCTGAAAGTGATCCAGGAGATTGACAGACTTCAGCCTTTCGGGATGAGTAATCCTTCGCCACGGTTTGTGTTTAGAAGTGTGACTGTGAAGGAAACCAGAACGATGGGTCGAGAGAAACGTCATCTGAAATTGGTTCTGGAGCAAGATGGTCAGCAACTGGAAACGGTGGCTTTTGGTAAGGGAGCGTTAGCAGAGTTCCTTCTCCCAGGTTCCGTTATTGATGTGATGGGAGAACTGTCCATCAATGAATGGAATGGGATGAGAAAACCTCAATTGATGCTTCAGGACATTCATGTTCCTCAGGTCCAAGTATTTGATTTGCGCGGTAATACGGAGCCATTGAATGCGATGAAGCATTTCTTGAGCTCACTTGAGGTGCATCTGCGATACAAATCAGGTTCTGTTGGCGCTATTGTTCGGAAAGAAACAGACGTTTCCGAGGGAAATTCATTGTATGAACCTTGCCTTTGGGTATATGATAGAAAGGTCGGGTTATTTCCGTGTAATGCTGCTGCACAGCATTATGGACAGGAACAAGTCCGGACGTTATTTGTGTTTGATACGCCGGAAACCCCGGAACAACTTGATGCCATGCTGGCTTTGTTCAGTGGAGCTGAAAATATCATCCTTCTACACGGATCAGGCAACCGCCGAGATCGCCTTCAGATGCCTTCCAGAGATCTCTTTAAGCGTATTTATATGCAGGTGTTGAAATGGAAAGCTGAACCCGTGGAGGAACAAGAGATTACTCCTGTGCTCAGTCGTCAGTGTGGATGTTCGCCGCGCATGATTACGATGATGTTGGATGTATTCGAAGAGTTATCCTTCATTACCCGTGATAACGGAAAAATTGCGTTTGTGGATAACCCACCTAAGCGTGAACTAACCGGTTCACGTCACTATCAGGCGATCGAAAACATGGCCGAGATAGAACAGGTGATGCTGGATGCAGCCACACCGCAACTGACACAATGGATGATATCCCGGATGAAGGGCGTATCTTAG